The Microlunatus antarcticus genome window below encodes:
- a CDS encoding right-handed parallel beta-helix repeat-containing protein, which yields MAAPVATAAPRAAAAPTSPAAAPAPTTVAPAPPLTPESFGAVGDGSTDDTAALQRSLDALRPGDTLAIGDGKVYRHTDILTVRTPDVRIVGQGTLLATNEARSEVFVDADRVEVDDITLRMQTTTRRWGAFEQMKLRLGARTGIVVRRVVIDGSAAAGIYLWGSSSFLLEDVQVHDTRADGIHLTGPTHDGTVRRALVERSGDDGVAVVSYRNDRVPVARVLIDRPTVRGNTWGRGVSVVGGDDITLRDVKVQASSAAAIYIASEGDPWNTFAPKRVRVQTADLQGSNTASGVDHGAFLIYSGNPSSPPRDISADHVTISDTRRGASSQVGVRADGGCAIVHVSLYKFTVRGGGNVFSANVPSDVYTRTSWVG from the coding sequence GTGGCTGCGCCTGTGGCCACGGCGGCGCCCCGGGCCGCAGCGGCCCCGACGTCTCCGGCCGCAGCACCGGCTCCGACCACCGTCGCCCCGGCACCTCCGCTCACCCCCGAGAGCTTCGGCGCGGTGGGCGACGGTTCGACCGACGACACTGCGGCGCTCCAACGCTCCTTGGACGCCCTCCGACCGGGCGACACCCTCGCGATCGGCGACGGCAAGGTCTACCGGCACACCGACATCCTCACCGTGCGCACTCCGGACGTGCGGATCGTGGGCCAGGGAACTCTCCTCGCGACGAACGAGGCCCGCTCCGAGGTGTTCGTCGACGCCGATCGGGTCGAGGTGGACGACATCACGCTCAGGATGCAGACGACGACGCGCCGCTGGGGGGCGTTCGAGCAGATGAAGCTGCGTCTCGGAGCTCGGACCGGCATCGTGGTCCGCAGGGTCGTCATCGACGGCTCCGCCGCCGCCGGGATCTATCTCTGGGGCAGCTCGAGCTTCCTGCTCGAGGACGTGCAGGTGCACGACACGCGGGCGGACGGCATTCACCTCACCGGTCCGACCCACGACGGGACGGTCCGACGAGCCCTCGTCGAGCGGTCGGGGGACGACGGGGTCGCCGTGGTCTCCTACCGGAACGACAGGGTCCCCGTGGCGCGGGTGCTCATCGACCGGCCGACGGTGCGGGGGAACACCTGGGGTCGAGGAGTCAGCGTGGTGGGCGGGGACGACATCACCCTGCGCGACGTCAAGGTCCAGGCCTCGAGCGCGGCCGCCATCTACATCGCCAGCGAGGGAGATCCCTGGAACACCTTCGCCCCGAAGCGGGTGCGGGTCCAGACGGCGGATCTGCAGGGCTCCAACACCGCCTCCGGGGTCGATCACGGCGCGTTCCTGATCTACTCGGGCAACCCGTCCTCACCCCCGAGGGACATCTCGGCCGACCACGTCACCATCAGCGACACCCGCCGCGGCGCGTCGTCGCAGGTGGGCGTGCGGGCTGACGGCGGTTGCGCGATCGTGCACGTGTCCCTCTACAAGTTCACCGTGCGCGGTGGCGGGAACGTCTTCTCGGCCAACGTGCCCTCGGACGTCTACACCCGCACGAGCTGGGTGGGCTGA
- a CDS encoding right-handed parallel beta-helix repeat-containing protein: MAPHADRTHQHLSTPTVLARRAAALGVVVLVALTGPLPSASAATTTLTPEAFGAVGNGKVDDTAALRRALDALRPGTTLKLGAGKVYAHDDVLTLRTPRVRIAGKATLLATDESRSAVFVDADRVEIDDTTFSVRSTTQRWGTFDQMKLRLGERSGIVLRRVTVDGSAAAGIYLWGTSHFVIDDVRVRDTRADGIHVTGPSHDGTIRRAVVDRAGDDGIGIVSYQQDGVPVKKVLVDAPTVRDNSWGRGISVVGGEDLTLRKVDVRASSSAAVYIASEGSPWNTFAPVRVKVQGARLRSSNTAAGVDHGAFLVYAGNPGFAPRDISADKVKITGTRRQASSQVGIRADPGCSVRKIKLSRFTVSGGGHVFSSNVPASAYRRTGWKSRS; encoded by the coding sequence ATGGCTCCTCACGCCGACCGGACGCACCAGCACCTCAGCACGCCTACCGTCCTGGCTCGTCGAGCGGCGGCACTGGGCGTCGTCGTGCTCGTCGCCCTGACGGGTCCGCTGCCCTCAGCCTCCGCCGCCACGACGACGCTGACCCCGGAAGCCTTCGGGGCCGTCGGGAACGGGAAGGTCGACGACACCGCCGCTCTCCGGCGGGCCCTCGACGCACTCCGACCCGGCACGACCCTGAAGCTCGGGGCCGGGAAGGTCTACGCGCACGACGACGTTCTCACCCTCCGCACCCCGCGCGTCCGCATCGCCGGCAAGGCGACCCTCCTCGCGACGGACGAGAGCCGCTCGGCCGTGTTCGTCGACGCCGACCGGGTCGAGATCGACGACACGACCTTCTCGGTGCGGTCGACCACGCAGCGCTGGGGGACGTTCGACCAGATGAAGCTCCGGCTCGGCGAACGTAGCGGCATCGTGCTGCGCCGCGTGACCGTCGACGGGTCGGCTGCGGCGGGCATCTACCTGTGGGGCACGTCCCACTTCGTCATCGACGACGTGCGGGTGCGCGACACGAGAGCGGACGGCATCCACGTCACGGGTCCGTCGCACGACGGCACGATCCGCCGCGCGGTCGTCGATCGGGCGGGTGACGACGGGATCGGCATCGTCTCCTACCAGCAGGACGGGGTGCCGGTGAAGAAGGTCCTCGTCGACGCACCGACCGTGCGGGACAACAGCTGGGGGCGCGGGATCAGCGTGGTCGGGGGCGAGGACCTCACCCTACGGAAGGTGGACGTCCGGGCGTCGAGCTCGGCGGCCGTCTACATCGCGAGCGAGGGCAGCCCCTGGAACACATTCGCGCCGGTGCGGGTGAAGGTCCAGGGAGCGCGCTTGCGCTCGTCGAACACGGCAGCCGGTGTCGATCATGGAGCGTTCCTGGTCTACGCCGGCAACCCGGGGTTCGCGCCGCGGGACATCTCCGCCGACAAGGTGAAGATCACCGGAACCCGCCGGCAGGCGAGCTCGCAGGTCGGGATCCGGGCCGACCCGGGGTGCAGCGTGCGCAAGATCAAGCTCAGCCGCTTCACCGTGAGTGGAGGTGGCCACGTCTTCTCCAGCAACGTGCCCGCCTCGGCCTACCGCCGGACAGGCTGGAAGTCGAGGAGCTGA
- a CDS encoding right-handed parallel beta-helix repeat-containing protein — MGDGSTDDTAALQRALDALRPGQTLDIAAGKVYRHSDILTVRQPDVSISGSGTFLATNEDRSEVLLDADRVVVDGPTFKMQSTTRRGETFEQMKLRLADHTGIVVRNVVIDGSSAAGVYVGSGVSNFLLENLQVRDTRADGIHITGTAHDGVVRKPVVDRAGDDGVAVVSYLEDKEPVRRVMVESPTVRNSTGGRGVSVVGGEDITYTDVNVLASSSAAVYIASEGSPYYTFAPERVKVVGATLVDSNTAASVDHGAFLVYAGNPGHPPSDISASDVTIRGTRPGASSQVGVRADPSCTAERVTLTDFTVEGGGKAFLANVPASSYTRSGWKV; from the coding sequence GTGGGCGACGGTTCCACCGACGACACCGCAGCGCTGCAGCGGGCTCTCGACGCCCTCCGCCCCGGGCAGACGTTGGACATCGCCGCCGGGAAGGTCTACCGGCACAGCGACATCCTGACGGTGCGGCAGCCGGACGTCAGCATCAGCGGCTCGGGCACCTTCCTCGCCACGAACGAGGACCGTTCCGAGGTCCTGCTCGACGCCGACCGCGTGGTCGTCGACGGTCCGACCTTCAAGATGCAGTCCACCACCCGACGCGGCGAGACCTTCGAGCAGATGAAGCTGCGCTTGGCGGACCACACGGGCATCGTCGTGCGGAACGTGGTCATCGACGGCTCCTCGGCAGCCGGGGTCTACGTCGGCTCGGGGGTCTCGAACTTCCTGCTCGAGAACCTGCAGGTGCGGGACACGCGCGCCGACGGCATCCACATCACGGGGACCGCGCACGACGGCGTCGTGCGGAAACCCGTCGTCGACCGGGCGGGGGACGACGGCGTCGCGGTGGTCTCCTACCTGGAGGACAAGGAACCGGTCCGCCGCGTGATGGTCGAGTCGCCCACGGTGCGCAACAGCACCGGGGGGCGCGGGGTGAGCGTCGTGGGCGGCGAGGACATCACCTACACCGACGTGAACGTGCTCGCCTCCAGCTCGGCCGCCGTCTACATCGCGAGCGAGGGCAGCCCGTACTACACGTTCGCGCCCGAGCGCGTGAAGGTCGTCGGCGCCACGCTCGTCGACTCCAACACCGCCGCGAGCGTCGACCATGGGGCGTTCCTGGTCTACGCGGGCAACCCGGGCCACCCACCCTCGGACATCTCGGCCAGCGACGTCACCATTCGGGGCACCCGGCCCGGGGCCTCGTCGCAGGTCGGGGTGCGGGCCGACCCCTCCTGCACCGCCGAGCGTGTGACGCTGACCGACTTCACCGTCGAGGGCGGGGGCAAGGCCTTCCTGGCCAACGTCCCTGCGTCGTCCTACACGCGCTCGGGCTGGAAGGTCTGA
- a CDS encoding glycosyltransferase, with product MVTETHARGALVHEWIAQSGGSENVFEAFSEMFPQADLYCLWNDSVGRFAGRQLNETWLARTPLRRSKVAALPFMPATWRRLEDRGYDWALISSHLFAHHARFGGRADLPRFVYVHSPARYIWTPDHDGRGASLPLRAASALLKPMDRKRAHEGAQFAANSAFVRERVASTWEVDSRVIFPPVEVESIQAVPSWRDELTVEEQAVLDSLPEGFVLGASRFIPYKRLELVVAVGERAGRPVVLAGRGPELDRLRAVGEAASVPVVILEGPSTAMLRALYQTTDLFVFPAVEDFGIMPVEAMAAGAPVLAQALGGTAESVVPGLTGALITFDDHDEMGPAAEAAMATGRTDRIAHARTFSRGRFEQEIHGWVGR from the coding sequence ATGGTGACCGAAACGCACGCCCGTGGGGCGCTCGTCCATGAGTGGATAGCCCAGTCGGGCGGGTCCGAGAACGTCTTCGAGGCGTTCAGCGAGATGTTTCCGCAGGCCGATCTCTACTGCTTGTGGAACGACTCCGTGGGGCGCTTCGCCGGCCGCCAGCTGAACGAGACGTGGCTGGCGCGCACCCCGCTGAGGCGGAGCAAGGTCGCAGCGCTGCCCTTCATGCCCGCCACCTGGCGCAGGCTGGAGGACCGTGGCTACGACTGGGCCCTGATCAGCTCGCACCTCTTCGCGCACCACGCCCGCTTCGGCGGACGTGCAGACCTTCCGCGCTTCGTCTACGTGCACAGCCCGGCCCGCTACATCTGGACCCCGGATCACGACGGTCGCGGCGCGAGCCTGCCGCTGCGGGCGGCTTCGGCCCTGCTGAAACCGATGGACCGGAAGCGAGCCCACGAAGGTGCTCAGTTCGCCGCCAACAGCGCCTTCGTGCGCGAGCGCGTCGCCTCCACCTGGGAGGTCGACAGCCGGGTGATCTTCCCCCCGGTCGAGGTGGAGTCGATCCAGGCGGTGCCCAGCTGGCGCGACGAGCTGACCGTCGAGGAGCAGGCCGTGCTGGACTCGTTGCCCGAAGGCTTCGTCCTCGGGGCCTCCCGGTTCATCCCGTACAAGCGGCTGGAGCTGGTGGTCGCGGTCGGGGAGCGCGCGGGTCGGCCGGTCGTCCTGGCCGGCCGGGGTCCTGAGCTCGACAGGTTGCGGGCCGTCGGCGAGGCGGCATCCGTCCCCGTGGTGATCCTCGAGGGGCCTTCGACCGCCATGCTGCGAGCGCTTTACCAGACCACGGACCTCTTCGTGTTCCCGGCCGTCGAGGACTTCGGGATCATGCCCGTGGAGGCCATGGCCGCCGGGGCGCCGGTGCTGGCCCAGGCCCTCGGCGGCACGGCGGAGAGCGTCGTGCCGGGACTCACGGGGGCGCTCATCACCTTCGACGACCACGACGAGATGGGTCCCGCCGCGGAGGCCGCGATGGCGACCGGCCGGACCGACCGGATCGCTCATGCGCGGACCTTCTCGCGCGGGCGCTTCGAGCAGGAGATCCACGGATGGGTAGGCCGATGA
- a CDS encoding glycosyltransferase family 4 protein — protein sequence MTRTTVAVNQSYVTQRVTGQQRYAHEIASRLRSRPGVVMLEPTGWWRTSALRVWAWTLSALPLRAGSRVLVSLTARAPLWARRHVLVVHDLFVLTNPEWFSRAYVWTHAPLLRAQLRTAQALVAVSEPVAEQLAAYDVPVRVAPNAPSTVFSAPSGPDDAAVLLSRGLVSGSYLLAVGSLDPRKNLPLLAQAYAALSDAERTTHPLVVVGGGAGIFRSEQISWPAEVVDAGYVSDDELRALYAGCRAVVFVSHAEGFGLPLVEAAAAGAGSLVISELPVFRWICGDGAHYVDPRSVESITGGLREAIEDPRPPSIDLARFTWDRSAEIVAAICSLVARGSHAGPAEPRDGAALDD from the coding sequence ATGACCCGCACGACCGTCGCCGTCAACCAGAGCTACGTGACGCAGCGCGTCACCGGGCAGCAGCGCTACGCCCACGAGATCGCTAGCCGGTTACGGTCACGACCCGGGGTCGTGATGCTCGAGCCGACCGGGTGGTGGCGCACGTCGGCCCTGCGTGTGTGGGCCTGGACCCTCTCCGCGTTGCCGTTGCGGGCCGGGTCGCGGGTCCTGGTCTCGCTGACCGCCAGGGCGCCGCTGTGGGCACGCCGACACGTGCTCGTCGTCCACGACCTGTTCGTCCTGACCAACCCCGAGTGGTTCAGCCGGGCCTACGTGTGGACCCACGCGCCGCTGCTCCGGGCACAGCTGCGGACCGCTCAGGCGCTGGTGGCGGTCAGCGAGCCCGTGGCTGAGCAGCTGGCCGCGTACGACGTCCCTGTCCGGGTGGCGCCCAACGCGCCGAGCACCGTCTTCAGCGCCCCGAGCGGCCCGGACGACGCGGCGGTGCTGCTGTCCCGGGGTCTCGTGAGCGGCTCCTACCTGCTCGCGGTGGGCAGCCTGGACCCGCGCAAGAACCTCCCGCTGCTGGCCCAGGCCTATGCGGCACTGTCCGACGCGGAGCGGACCACTCACCCGTTGGTCGTGGTGGGCGGGGGCGCCGGCATCTTCCGGTCCGAGCAGATCAGCTGGCCCGCCGAGGTCGTCGACGCCGGCTACGTGAGCGACGACGAGCTGCGCGCGCTGTACGCAGGCTGCCGCGCGGTGGTGTTCGTCAGCCACGCCGAGGGTTTCGGTCTGCCGCTCGTCGAGGCTGCGGCGGCAGGGGCCGGCTCGCTGGTCATCTCAGAGCTGCCCGTGTTCCGCTGGATCTGCGGCGACGGGGCGCACTACGTGGACCCGCGGTCCGTCGAGAGCATCACCGGCGGCCTCCGTGAGGCGATCGAGGATCCACGTCCGCCCAGCATCGACCTCGCCCGCTTCACCTGGGACCGGTCCGCGGAGATCGTGGCGGCGATCTGCTCGTTGGTGGCCCGCGGGTCGCACGCCGGACCGGCCGAGCCGCGAGACGGGGCGGCCCTCGATGACTGA
- a CDS encoding lipopolysaccharide biosynthesis protein: protein MTDDGSTPGSDAEPLGPVPPLTTSEALAPTAPVTEATSRRGAFSGGIWSAASAVLPMAGTLALSIVIGRRLGTDVLGEQSLVAYVASSITHILVFSVTIASVQLLASATGDHDVKKAAWLARWSYHVHIATGLLSASILLLAGLDRQDYRLLWVLAACTTLVDAVGWAHACRNIAQQGWGPTSSRRLVAQAVNPLLAIVAIYAGLGIDAVFAVQLVVSIVLTVALRAIDVRTNQFPPRERPAPEWRPVARLWGMFVVSGLIVQIVERRLELVFLDWYSDARSVAMYSVAFSLISIPTTLLGSLIGAAMPAIAARNAREPRAVELALGRAARVLLTLELVVVAGAVTVGPGVLVLAYGRDFVESARLVRWLGFSLLLTPLAQLYSTFWSGTGRLRPVLIAGGSAAVIDIALAWTLIPGLGTTGAVIATISAQLVSAGVLVVYSLRSGVVVDLRWWRLVRAGLVALAAGGAAVLLQHLVAGPLGLVLSVVAFMAVLGLGSRLVGMLDHSDVEWVAGTVPGPASRLVLALSRRG, encoded by the coding sequence ATGACTGACGACGGCTCCACGCCCGGGTCCGATGCCGAACCGCTCGGTCCGGTCCCGCCGCTGACCACGTCCGAAGCGCTGGCGCCCACGGCTCCGGTGACGGAGGCGACCAGCCGCCGTGGCGCTTTCTCGGGAGGCATCTGGAGCGCTGCCTCGGCGGTGCTGCCGATGGCCGGGACGCTGGCCCTGTCGATCGTGATCGGCCGCCGGCTCGGCACCGACGTGCTCGGGGAGCAGAGCCTGGTCGCCTACGTCGCCTCGTCGATCACGCACATCCTCGTCTTCTCGGTCACGATCGCCAGCGTGCAGCTGCTCGCCTCGGCGACCGGTGACCACGACGTCAAGAAGGCCGCCTGGTTGGCGCGCTGGTCGTACCACGTCCACATCGCCACCGGTCTGCTCTCGGCGAGCATCCTGCTGCTGGCGGGGCTGGACCGCCAGGACTACCGGCTGCTGTGGGTGCTCGCTGCCTGCACCACCCTGGTCGATGCGGTCGGCTGGGCGCACGCCTGCCGCAACATCGCCCAGCAGGGGTGGGGCCCGACGTCGTCCAGGCGGCTCGTCGCTCAGGCCGTGAACCCCCTGCTGGCGATCGTCGCGATCTACGCCGGGCTCGGGATCGACGCGGTCTTCGCGGTGCAGCTCGTGGTCAGCATCGTCCTGACCGTCGCACTCCGGGCCATCGACGTCCGCACCAACCAGTTCCCGCCGCGCGAGCGCCCTGCCCCTGAGTGGCGCCCCGTGGCACGCCTGTGGGGCATGTTCGTCGTCTCCGGCCTGATCGTCCAGATCGTCGAGCGTCGTCTGGAGCTCGTGTTCCTCGACTGGTACTCGGACGCGCGCTCGGTCGCCATGTACTCGGTGGCGTTCAGCCTCATCAGCATCCCCACCACGCTGCTGGGCTCGCTGATCGGGGCCGCCATGCCGGCGATCGCGGCGCGGAACGCCCGCGAGCCCCGAGCGGTGGAGCTGGCCCTGGGTCGGGCCGCCCGTGTCCTGCTGACGCTCGAGCTGGTGGTCGTGGCGGGTGCGGTGACGGTGGGGCCGGGCGTGCTGGTGCTTGCTTACGGTCGCGATTTCGTCGAATCGGCCAGGCTCGTCCGGTGGCTCGGGTTCAGCCTTCTCCTCACGCCGCTCGCCCAGCTCTACTCGACGTTCTGGAGCGGGACGGGTCGGCTCCGCCCGGTGCTCATCGCCGGCGGATCGGCCGCGGTCATCGACATCGCTCTGGCCTGGACGCTCATCCCGGGTCTCGGGACGACGGGCGCCGTGATCGCCACGATCTCCGCACAGCTGGTCAGCGCGGGTGTTCTCGTCGTCTACTCGCTGCGAAGCGGGGTGGTGGTGGACCTCCGCTGGTGGCGTCTGGTCCGCGCGGGCCTCGTGGCGCTGGCCGCCGGGGGAGCAGCAGTGCTCCTGCAGCACCTGGTCGCCGGACCGTTGGGCCTGGTCCTCTCGGTCGTGGCCTTCATGGCCGTCCTGGGACTGGGCTCCCGGCTGGTCGGGATGCTCGACCACAGCGACGTGGAGTGGGTGGCGGGCACCGTCCCCGGACCGGCGTCACGCCTCGTGCTCGCCCTGTCGCGTCGGGGCTGA
- a CDS encoding glycosyltransferase family 4 protein, which produces MSDPLRITHVVTNANFAGTERYVVDVSNELAARGHDVLVVGGDPVVVPRELAGPRWSPGATTWEALRELRRSGRRDVVHSHIARSDFVALAADPWTRARRISTRHITAPRGYRAPVRLLGRGVRRLLHREIAVSAWTSAQLDRPADAVLINGVPPAAAGALPRERVVLMAQRLAPEKDTSTGLRAWAASDLRDQGWRLVIAGSGELEDALAKEVAALGITDSVDMTGWVGDLDVRLRTCGLFLAPAPSEPCGLTLLEAMARATPVVAAGAGGHRETIGSLADAALFPPGDAARAAELLNDLGASEPTRNAYGAALRRLQQEKFTISTHVDGLLAVYRS; this is translated from the coding sequence TTGAGCGATCCGCTCCGGATCACCCATGTCGTGACCAACGCCAACTTCGCCGGGACCGAGCGCTACGTGGTGGACGTCAGCAACGAGCTGGCGGCCCGCGGTCACGACGTGCTCGTGGTCGGCGGCGACCCGGTCGTCGTCCCCCGCGAGCTGGCAGGCCCACGCTGGTCCCCCGGTGCGACGACGTGGGAGGCGCTGCGCGAGCTCCGGCGGTCAGGTCGTCGTGACGTGGTCCACAGCCACATCGCCAGGAGCGACTTCGTGGCCCTCGCCGCAGACCCTTGGACGCGTGCCCGACGGATCTCGACGCGGCACATCACGGCACCGCGTGGTTACCGGGCGCCGGTCCGCCTGCTGGGCCGAGGGGTCCGTAGGCTGCTCCACCGCGAGATCGCCGTCAGCGCCTGGACGTCGGCCCAGCTCGATCGCCCGGCTGATGCGGTCCTGATCAACGGGGTCCCCCCGGCCGCCGCCGGGGCCCTGCCGCGTGAGCGGGTCGTCCTGATGGCGCAGCGGCTCGCCCCGGAGAAGGACACCTCCACCGGGCTGCGGGCCTGGGCTGCGAGCGACCTTCGCGACCAGGGCTGGCGCCTCGTGATCGCGGGGTCCGGAGAGCTGGAGGACGCTCTGGCCAAGGAGGTGGCGGCGCTCGGGATCACCGACAGCGTCGACATGACGGGGTGGGTCGGCGACCTCGACGTCCGCCTCAGGACTTGCGGACTCTTCCTCGCACCGGCGCCTTCGGAACCGTGCGGCCTCACGTTGTTGGAAGCCATGGCCAGGGCGACGCCCGTCGTCGCGGCAGGGGCGGGCGGTCACCGGGAGACGATCGGTTCGCTGGCTGACGCCGCGCTCTTCCCCCCGGGGGACGCTGCCCGAGCCGCCGAGCTGCTCAACGACCTCGGCGCCTCGGAGCCGACCCGCAACGCCTACGGGGCGGCGCTCCGACGTCTCCAGCAGGAGAAGTTCACCATCAGCACGCACGTCGACGGGTTGCTCGCGGTTTACCGCTCCTGA
- a CDS encoding glycosyltransferase family 2 protein gives MTDEPAGDLDGAAPEPPLVGVVMPARDAEEWIEASLGSLQAQTMERWVCVVVDDGSLDRTRSIVQALAATDDRVVLLRQPGRGVAAARNAGLDALPPGCRYVGFLDSDDLYLPDALAGLVAALERRPDAAAAFGLADYIDEAGRLLNPGLHPSRQRWHRQLRSGRLVLQEAEEDVTFDSLVVDDPVWPAAVALHRTEAVSRAGGFDVSFPLLEDWELHLRVARQGPYVATDQHVALYRRHSSNLTGRHHDAEFHRARVRRLAWAADEASPRERAAVATAWRLLERRQVLVLGKHVVRSVRSRRWRSARRASVGLVVAGVTSLGRRPPAASLRRTRLTRPDDLLGIPL, from the coding sequence ATGACGGACGAACCTGCCGGCGACCTGGACGGCGCAGCCCCCGAGCCTCCTCTGGTCGGTGTGGTCATGCCCGCCAGGGACGCGGAGGAGTGGATCGAGGCCTCGCTCGGTTCGCTGCAGGCGCAGACGATGGAGCGTTGGGTGTGTGTCGTCGTCGACGACGGCTCGCTCGACCGCACGCGGAGCATCGTCCAGGCCTTGGCAGCCACCGACGACCGTGTGGTCCTCCTGCGGCAGCCGGGTCGCGGGGTGGCCGCGGCACGGAACGCCGGGCTCGACGCGCTCCCACCCGGGTGTCGCTACGTGGGGTTCCTCGACAGCGACGACCTCTACCTGCCCGACGCGCTGGCCGGGCTCGTGGCTGCGCTCGAGAGACGTCCCGACGCTGCGGCCGCGTTCGGGCTCGCCGACTACATCGACGAGGCCGGCCGGCTCCTGAACCCCGGTCTGCACCCGAGCCGGCAGCGCTGGCATCGCCAGCTCCGGTCCGGCCGGCTGGTCCTCCAGGAGGCCGAGGAGGACGTCACCTTCGACTCGCTCGTGGTCGACGACCCGGTCTGGCCGGCCGCCGTGGCCCTGCACCGCACCGAAGCGGTCTCGAGGGCCGGCGGCTTCGACGTGTCGTTCCCGCTCCTGGAGGACTGGGAGCTGCACCTGCGCGTCGCTCGCCAGGGCCCGTACGTCGCCACCGACCAGCACGTCGCCCTCTACCGGCGGCACAGCTCGAACCTGACCGGCCGTCATCATGACGCCGAGTTCCATCGCGCGCGCGTCCGCCGGCTCGCCTGGGCCGCCGACGAGGCCTCTCCACGCGAACGGGCGGCCGTCGCGACAGCGTGGCGGCTGCTCGAACGTCGGCAGGTGCTCGTGCTCGGCAAGCACGTCGTCCGCAGCGTTCGATCCCGGCGCTGGCGCTCGGCGCGGCGGGCGTCGGTCGGGCTGGTCGTCGCCGGTGTGACGTCGCTCGGCCGTCGGCCACCGGCCGCCTCCCTGCGACGGACCCGTCTGACCCGTCCCGACGACCTGCTGGGGATCCCGCTCTGA
- a CDS encoding oligosaccharide repeat unit polymerase — protein sequence MSRTRKGSSGPWWLSPAGTVGLIVPFTLALAAFNSDGHFRASWRTGKFLTSADIALFAAAAAVFVVGLVWPMLLRRNPRPDAQWPGSAEERHVRLTKAAGVLFWATMFGYISFLVVGAARGVRPADLITFITKQDAYDSPLRTYFAPVAGLTTFTQVGIAYVIVAALLLKQQRSAKVLRRVVLVVFLGLLRALFLSERLALIELAVPVVAVVFAVGTPVRRRSRQVLLQLGPVLFLPLVIGAFGVFEYFRSWVFYSALKQQSFLEFMLDRLAGYYATAYNNGALALQAAHGIPRLPYQSVEVLWTAPGVGALDLYGRLSYHISPTSYDTLLMQHANPEFNSPGGLAIPFLDYGTVGGFVFLLLVGSLIGLVYRELRDGTSWATLLYPLLVTGLFELPRYLYWAQGRITPALLGLVLTHWWMKSAKVPPSAAAPAPELQDAHGR from the coding sequence GTGAGCAGGACCAGGAAAGGCTCGTCCGGTCCCTGGTGGCTGTCCCCCGCCGGGACGGTGGGCCTCATCGTCCCCTTCACGCTGGCCCTGGCTGCGTTCAACTCAGACGGACACTTCCGCGCCAGCTGGCGGACCGGCAAGTTCCTGACCTCGGCTGACATCGCCCTCTTCGCCGCTGCAGCCGCCGTGTTCGTCGTCGGTCTGGTCTGGCCGATGCTCCTCAGACGCAATCCCCGGCCCGACGCGCAGTGGCCGGGCTCTGCGGAGGAGCGGCACGTCCGGCTGACCAAGGCGGCCGGGGTGCTCTTCTGGGCCACCATGTTCGGCTACATCAGCTTTCTTGTGGTCGGGGCCGCACGCGGCGTCCGACCGGCCGACCTCATCACGTTCATCACGAAGCAGGACGCCTACGACTCCCCGTTGCGCACCTACTTCGCCCCTGTGGCCGGCCTGACGACCTTCACGCAGGTGGGGATCGCCTACGTCATCGTGGCCGCGCTCCTGCTCAAGCAGCAACGATCGGCCAAGGTCCTGCGCCGTGTCGTCCTCGTCGTGTTCCTGGGTCTCCTGCGAGCGCTCTTCCTCAGCGAACGGCTCGCGCTCATCGAGCTCGCTGTGCCCGTCGTGGCGGTCGTGTTCGCGGTCGGGACCCCGGTGCGACGACGGTCGCGCCAGGTGCTCCTGCAGCTGGGACCGGTCCTCTTCCTCCCGCTGGTCATCGGCGCCTTCGGTGTCTTCGAGTACTTCCGCAGCTGGGTGTTCTACTCGGCCCTGAAGCAGCAGTCCTTCCTCGAGTTCATGCTCGACCGGCTCGCCGGCTACTACGCGACGGCGTACAACAACGGAGCACTGGCCCTGCAGGCGGCGCACGGCATCCCTCGGTTGCCCTACCAGAGCGTCGAGGTCCTGTGGACGGCGCCGGGCGTCGGCGCGCTCGACCTCTACGGACGTCTGAGCTATCACATCTCGCCCACGAGCTACGACACCCTGCTGATGCAGCATGCAAACCCGGAGTTCAACAGCCCCGGCGGGCTGGCCATCCCGTTCCTGGACTACGGCACGGTCGGCGGCTTCGTCTTCCTGCTGCTGGTCGGCAGCCTCATCGGACTGGTGTACCGCGAGCTGCGGGACGGGACGAGCTGGGCGACGCTGCTGTACCCGCTTCTCGTGACGGGGCTGTTCGAGCTGCCGCGCTACCTCTACTGGGCCCAGGGACGCATCACCCCGGCCCTGCTCGGCCTCGTCCTCACGCACTGGTGGATGAAGTCCGCCAAGGTGCCACCCTCGGCGGCTGCACCGGCCCCAGAGCTGCAAGACGCACACGGCCGATGA